From Cryptomeria japonica unplaced genomic scaffold, Sugi_1.0 HiC_scaffold_28, whole genome shotgun sequence, a single genomic window includes:
- the LOC131861595 gene encoding phospholipase A1-Igamma1, chloroplastic-like — protein MAVFPLPQLEDNAVLLPSSQTNSTQPQLCDVWRDIQGAHNWNGLLDPMVPNLKAEALRYGNLAQLCYDAFDGKSYSKNYGTCYHSKRDLFNKMGMSESGYQVTKYVYANTNLLNQVFGEKPKDQGVWLGFIAVCTDPNEIRRLGRRDIVIAWRGTQTAEEWIEDLRDILVPTRLSYRCKRTGKNQEHHFADGVLIERGFLSCYTSTVRHRQGAAGATVNISTRDLVVSEIERLIQVYEKEMDNLSITFTGHSLGAALATLSAYDIKQMLCTKHNFHQIPVTVFAFASPRVGNLAFAKRVEEIGVKVLRFVNKRDVVPKVPGVCMNENVGCLSKLLHWLPWTYFHVGFELPLHNNSPFIQHTHNLAYFHNLELYLHLLDGYVGSKQPFSWSGRDHALVNKSCDLLREKYEIPPKWWQEQNKGLVKGPDGKWTQPSEEE, from the coding sequence ATGGCCGTATTTCCATTGCCCCAGCTTGAAGATAATGCTGTATTATTACCCAGTTCCCAAACTAACTCAACGCAGCCTCAGCTATGTGACGtatggagagatatacaaggtgcCCATAATTGGAATGGTTTGCTTGATCCCATGGTGCCCAATTTGAAAGCTGAAGCTCTCAGATATGGGAATTTGGCACAGCTTTGTTACGACGCATTTGATGGCAAAAGCTACTCCAAAAACTACGGCACATGTTATCACAGTAAAAGAGATCTGTTCAATAAGATGGGCATGTCTGAAAGTGGCTACCAAGTCACTAAATATGTTTACGCCAATACTAATCTGTTAAATCAAGTTTTTGGTGAGAAACCAAAAGACCAAGGTGTTTGGTTGGGTTTTATTGCAGTTTGCACGGATCCAAATGAGATAAGAAGGCTTGGACGACGAGACATAGTGATTGCATGGAGAGGAACTCAGACTGCTGAAGAATGGATAGAAGACCTGAGAGATATTCTTGTACCTACAAGATTATCCTATAGATGCAAGAGGACAGGCAAAAACCAAGAGCATCATTTCGCGGATGGAGTACTAATTGAGAGAGGATTCCTGAGCTGCTATACTTCAACTGTCCGTCACCGTCAAGGCGCTGCAGGAGCCACTGTGAACATCAGCACCAGAGATTTGGTAGTCTCAGAGATAGAACGATTGATTCAAGTTTATGAAAAAGAGATGGACAATTTAAGCATAACATTTACGGGACACAGCTTAGGAGCTGCTCTTGCAACCTTGAGCGCTTATGATATCAAACAAATGCTTTGCACCAAGCATAATTTTCATCAAATTCCCGTCACCGTCTTCGCTTTTGCCTCTCCCCGGGTGGGAAATCTTGCGTTTGCTAAACGGGTGGAGGAGATTGGAGTGAAAGTGCTGAGGTTTGTGAACAAGCGTGACGTGGTTCCCAAAGTGCCCGGAGTTTGTATGAACGAGAACGTGGGATGCCTCAGCAAATTGCTGCATTGGCTTCCGTGGACATACTTTCATGTTGGCTTCGAGCTTCCTTTACACAACAATTCTCCATTCATTCAGCACACCCATAATCTTGCCTACTTTCATAATTTAGAGCTTTACTTGCATTTACTGGACGGGTATGTTGGAAGTAAGCAGCCGTTTTCTTGGAGTGGAAGAGATCATGCTCTGGTTAATAAGAGCTGTGATTTATTGCGCGAGAAATATGAAATTCCTCCAAAATGGTGGCAGGAACAGAACAAGGGCCTCGTTAAAGGTCCAGATGGCAAATGGACGCAGCCATCAGAAGAGGAATAA